In Nicotiana tabacum cultivar K326 chromosome 11, ASM71507v2, whole genome shotgun sequence, a single window of DNA contains:
- the LOC107824973 gene encoding protein ASYMMETRIC LEAVES 2-like produces the protein MSSSSSSLSSNSPCAACKFLRRKCQPECVFAPYFPPDQPQKFANVHKVFGASNVTKLLNELQPHQREDAVNSLAYEADMRLRDPVYGCVGVISLLQHQLRQLQMDLSCAKSELSKYQNLGGIAGTTTHGLLAAAAAAAATTAHHHQQFNFMAGGGRDHHHHLYHHHQFFPRDQSQQQQQQHQHMIRAFEGHGSNNFDASSLLIGQLSQFQQPRAAGGDGRRTPVDPS, from the exons atgtcttcctcttcttcttcattatCGTCAAATTCGCCATGTGCAGCGTGTAAATTCCTACGTCGAAAATGCCAACCAGAGTGCGTTTTTGCGCCATACTTTCCCCCTGATCAACCTCAGAAATTTGCGAATGTGCACAAAGTGTTTGGGGCAAGTAACGTGACCAAATTGTTGAATGAATTACAGCCTCACCAACGTGAAGATGCTGTAAATTCATTAGCTTATGAAGCTGATATGAGACTAAGGGATCCTGTTTATGGCTGTGTTGGTGTTATTTCACTTCTTCAACATCAACTTCGACAACTTCAAATGGATCTTAGCTGTGCTAAATCTGAGCTTTCCAAGTACCAAAACTTAGGAG GTATTGCAGGTACTACTACTCATGGACTCTTGGCAGCTGCGGCTGCTGCAGCTGCCACTACTGCCCACCACCACCAGCAATTCAACTTCATGGCTGGAGGCGGACGGGATCATCACCACCACCTCTACCACCACCATCAGTTCTTCCCTAGAGATCAGtcgcagcagcaacaacaacaacatcagcacATGATTCGCGCATTTGAAGGTCATGGGAGTAACAACTTTGATGCAAGTAGCCTTCTGATAGGTCAACTAAGCCAGTTCCAGCAGCCACGTGCCGCCGGCGGAGATGGCCGACGGACGCCGGTGGATCCTTCTTAG